From Mumia sp. ZJ1417:
GCGAGGCCGACGGCGTCTCGGTGATCGCGGTGATCACCGGCGACCCCCTCTATGCAGGAATCCAGCTCACGGGCGAGAAGATCCCCGTGGACGACGTGCGGCTCCTGGCACCGGTGCTGCCACGCAGCAAGGTGCTCGGCATCGGCCGCAACTACGCCGCACACGCGGCGGAGCTCGGCAACGAGGTGCCGTCCGAGCCGCTGGTCTTCCTCAAGCCCAACACGAGCGTGGTCGGGCCTGGCGACCCGATCCTCTATCCCGACTTCACCGACGATCTCCAGTACGAGGGCGAGCTCGCCGTCGTGATCGGCAGGATCTGCAAGGACGTCCCCGTCGAGGACGCCGCGAAGGTGATCCACGGCTACACCATCGCCAACGACGTGACCGCGCGGGACCTGCAGCGGACCGACGGTCAGTGGACCCGCGCCAAGGGCTCGGACGGCTTCTGCCCGCTCGGGCCGTGGATCGAGACCGACCTCGACGTCGCCGACCTGCAGATCACCACGACCGTCGGGGACCGTGTTGTCCAGGACGGCAGCACGGGCCAGATGATCTTCAAGGTCCCCGAGCTCATCGCGTACGTCTCTGGCTTCATGACGCTGCTCCCGGGCGACGTCATCCTCACCGGCACCCCCGAGGGTGTCGGGCCCATGAACCCTGGTGACGAGGTCAGCGTCACCGTTGAGGGCATCGGAACCCTGACCAACAAGGTGGTATCCCGTGACTGAGTCCAACCGCGCTGTCCGCGTGCGCTTCTGCCCGTCCCCGACGGGCAACCTGCACGTCGGCAACGTACGGACCGCACTGTTCAACTGGGCGTACGCCCGCCACAACGGCGGCCGCTTCGTCTTCCGCGTCGAGGACACCGACGCCGCGCGCGACTCGGAGGAGTCCTACCAGGGGCTCCTCGACTCGCTGCGGTGGCTTGGTCTCGACTGGGACGAGGGGCCGGAGGTCGGTGGCGACTTCGGTCCGTACCGGCAGTCCGAGCGCATGGACCTTTACGCCCAGGTCGCCGACAAGCTGGTCGAGGCCGGCTACGCCTACCTCGCGTACGACACGCCGGAGGAGCTCGAGCAGCGGCGCGAGCAGGCGCGTGCCGAGGGCCGTTCGAGCGGCTACGACGGCCTGCACCGTGACCTGACGGACGAGCAGCGTGCCGCGTACGAGGCGGAGGGGCGCAAGCCCGTCATCCGCTTCCGCATGCCCGACGAGGCGATCACGTTCACGGACCTGGTCCGTGGCGAGGTGACGTTCGAGCCGGAGCACGTGTCCGACTACGTCATCGTGCGCGCCAACGGCCAGCCGCTCTACACGCTGACCAACCCTGTCGACGACGCGGCGATGGGCATCACCCACGTGCTGCGCGGCGAGGACCTGCTCAGCTCGACGCCGCGCCAGATCCCGCTGCACCGCGCGCTGGTCGCGCTCGGGATCGGTGAGGGCGTCGTGCCGGAGTACGGGCACCTGCCGTTCGTGATGGGCCCGGGCAACCGCAAGCTGTCCAAGCGCGACCCCGGCGGCGGCCTCGACGAGTACAAGCAGAAGGGCTTCCTGCCCGAGGGTCTGCTCAACTACCTCGCGCTGCTCGGCTGGTCGATCGGCGGCGACCGTGAGGTCTTCTCGCTGGAGGAGATGGCCGAGGCGTTCGAGATCTCCCGCGTCAACCCGAACCCCGCGCAGTTCGACCCGAAGAAGTGTGAGGCGATCAACGCCCAGCACATCCGCGAGCTGCCGGTCGAGGAGCTGGCGTCGCGGCTCGTCCCGTACCTCAGGGAGGCGGGCCTTCTGAGCCAGATGCCGTCCGACCAGGAGCTGGGGCTGCTGGCCGCGGCCACGCCGCTGGTCAACGAGCGCATCACGGTGCTGAGCGAAGCCGTGGAGATGCTGGCGTTCCTGTTCGTCAGTGAGGACGACTTCCGGGTCGATCCCGACGACGCGGCCAAGGTGCTCACCGAGGACGGCCTCACGGTCGTCCGCGCCGCTCGCGACGCGCTGGCGCCGCTGGAGCCGTTCGACACGGCCTCGATCGAGGCGGCGCTGCGTGCGGCGCTCGTCGACGGCCTGGGGCTCAAGCCTCGCCACGCGTTCGGCCCCGTACGCGTCGCCGTCTCCGGGCGCCGGGTGTCGCCGCCGCTGTTCGAGTCGATCGAGCTGCTCGGCAAGGCGCGCACGCTGACCCGCCTCGACAGGGCGCTCGAGGCCTGAGGCGGTCGAAGCATGCGGCCCCGACGTGAGAATCCTCACGTCGGGGCCGTTCTCGTTGCCGACGAACCCGAGTCGAGCCCGCCGCGTCGGTCGCTGGGTGGTCACGTGGTGGCCGTGGGCGACACGGCATCGACCGACTGCGCGGGGTCTGCGGAGAGCGCAAAGGCATGGTGACCTGGGAAGACGTTCTGGAGGAGACCCCGGATTTGGGGAGCGCGAACCCGTCCGGTAATGTTCTTCTCGGTTCGGGGCCGCAACGGGCTCGGGCCAAAGCCATGGGGTATGGGGTAATTGGCAGCCCGTCGGTTTCTGGCACCGTTAGTCTAGGTTCGAGTCCTAGTACCCCAGCGAAGGAACGCTCCGGAGCATCCGGTAGGGTTCTTTCATCACCACGGCCCCGTTGTGTAGCGGCCTAGCACGCCGCCCTCTCAAGGCGGTAGCGCGGGTTCGAATCCCGTCGGGGCTACAACAGGCGCCCGAGTCCTCAGGACTCGGGCGCCTTGGTGTTTACGGGGGTCCGTCCGTGGCGATAGCGTGAGCCTCGGTCGAGGGACCAAGGGGGAGCCATGCCGACGATCGTGATGACCGGCGGCTCCTCGGGCTTCGGTGCGGTCGCGGCCGAGCGCCTCGTACGGTCGGGCGACGTGCGACTCGTCGTCGGTGCCCGTGGCGATGCCCCGTACGGGGAGGCCCTGCCGCTCGACCTCGCTCGCCTCGACGCGGTGCGCGGGTTCGCCTTCGCGGTGGATGAGCTGCTGGGCGACGCGCCGATCGACGCGCTCGTCCTCAACGCGGGAGGGATCCGGCGGGACGTCGACGGTCGGACCGAGGACGGCTACGAGACGACGTTCGCGGTGAACCACCTGGCCCACTACCTGCTGCTGCGACGCCTGGCGCCCCGTCTGGCCGACGGCGCGGCCGTCGTCCTGACCACGAGCGGGACGCACGATCCTGCGACCGGCGCGGGCCTGCGAACACCCCGCCATGCCGACGCCGAGCTCCTTGCCGACCCGGCACGTGACCCTGGGACGGAGGACCGCCCGCGCAAGGCGGCCGAGCACGCCTACACGGCGTCGAAGCTGTGCGTGGTGCTCACCGTCAGAGCGCTGTCCGAGCGCGCTGACATCCGCAGCCGCCGGATGGCGGCGGTGGCGTTCTGCCCGGGCCAGGTCTTCGGGACCGGGCTCGCCAGGAACCTCCCCGCCCCGATGCGTGCCGCGTGGTCCGTGATGGCCGGGCCGGTGCTCGGGCCGCCCCTGCGCGCGCTCAACGCCACCCACAACACCCGCGATGCCGCAGGCAGAGCGCTCGCCGACCTCGCTCTGCGGCGTACGCGCCCGCCGGACGGCCGCACGTACGCCGCGCTGCGACGCGGGCGAGTCACGTGGCCGGAACCGTCGGAGCGTGCGCGCGATCTCGCGACCGCGCGAGCACTGTGGTCCGACAGCGCCCAGATGGTCGGCGTGATGGACTGATCGGGTGTACGGGCCGGCCACGGCGACGTCCGATTCCCGCTAGTTCCTGTCGGTGCGGCCAGGCATGCTGGGGGCATGAGGATCGACGAGGACCGCTGCTACCGGGCAGTGAGCGCAAAGGACGCCAGGTTCGACGGCGTCTTCTACACGGCGGTGACGAGCACCGGCATCTACTGCCGTCCGTCCTGCCCGGCGCGGACCCCGAAGCGCGAGAACGTGCGCTTCTACGCGACGGCGGCCGCGGCCCACGACGCCGGCTTCCGGGCCTGCCGCAGGTGCCGCCCTGACGCGGCGCCGGGGTCGCCCGAGTGGGACGTCCGTGCCGACACCGTCGGGCGGGCGATGCGCCTCATCCGCGACGGCGTCGTCGAGAGTCACGGCGTGCCCGGTCTCGCCGACAGGCTCGGCTACAGCACCCGGCACGTGCACCGGATCCTCGTGGACGAGGTCGGCGCCGGACCCCTCGCGCTCGCACGGAGCAACCGCGCCCACCACGCGCGCATCCTGCTGGAGACCACCGCCGTCCCCGTGACGGACGTGGCGTTCGCCTCCGGATTCGCGTCCGTGCGGCAGTTCAACGACACCCTCCGCACGGTCTACGACGCCACCCCGACCGCCCTGCGCGACGCAGCGCACCGACGCACCGCTCGCGCCCGGCCGGCCGCGTCGACCTCCGGGCGGATCACGTTGCGCCTCGCGGTGCGTGCCCCCTTCGCGTACGACCGAATCCTCGGGTTTCTCGAGACGCGCGCCGTCCCCGGCATCGAGACCGTGCGTGACGGCACCTACGCCCGCACGCTGCGTCTCCCGCACGGTCCGGGCGTCGTCGCCCTCACGCCGGCCGCCGACCACGTCACCTGTGCGCTCGAGCTCAGCGACCTGCGCGACACGATGACCGCCGTCACGCGCTGCCGCAGCCTGCTCGACCTCGATGCCGACCCGGTGGCGATCGACGAGGTCCTCGGCGCCGACGCCTCCCTCGGTGACGCCGTCCGCGCCGTCCCCGGCACCCGCGTGCCGGGCCACGTCGACGGCTACGAGCTCGTCGTCCGGGCGGTCGTCGGACAGCAGGTGTCGGTCGCCGGGGCGCGGACGACCCTCGGGCGGATCGTGCGCGACCACGGGTCGGCCCTCGATCCTCAGGCGCACCCGCTCGCGGCGGCGTACACCCTGACGCACGTCTTCCCCGAGCCGGACGCGCTGGCCGCCGTCGATCCTGCATCGCTCGGGATGCCGCGCTCACGCGGCGCGACGGTCGCCGGGGTCTCGGACGCGGTCGCCGTCGGCAAGCTCGAGATCTGCCCGAGCGCCGACCGCGCAGCCCTGCGCGAGGAGCTGCTGGCGCTGCGAGGCGTCGGCCCGTGGACCGCCGACTACGTCCTCATGCGTGCGACCCGCGATCCCGACGTCCTGCTCGCGACCGACCTCGTGATCCGGCGCCGGCTCGATGCCCTCGGGCTCGCGCCGACCCGTACGGTCGACCCGACCGCCGCCTGGAGCCCGTGGCGCTCGTACGCCGCGATACATCTCTGGAACCTTCCCGACACCCGACCGACCGAGAGGCAGCCATGACTGTCACGAACACCGCGTACGTCGACACCACGATCGGCGGCCTGCGCGTCCACAGCGACGGCGCTGCCGTCGTGGCGATCGACTTCGATGCCGAGCCCGAGGAGCCGGACACGACGGGTGACCCCGTCCTCGAGGCGGCCGTGACCCAGCTCCGCGAGTACTTCGCCGGCGAGCGTACGGACTTCGACCTCCCGCTCGGCCCTCGCAAGGGCTCGGCGTTCCAGCGCGCTGTCTGGAAGGAGCTCGCCGCGATCCCGTTCGGCGAGACCGCGACGTACGGGGAGATCGCGGCGCGGCTCGAGCTCGGCCCGTTCGGGGCGCGGGCGGTCGGGTCCGCGAACGCGTCCAACCCGATCCCCGTGGTCGTCCCGTGCCACCGCGTCGTCGGCGCCAACGGCACGCTCACCGGCTATGCAGGCGGGCTCCACCGCAAGCAGACCCTGCTCGACCTCGAGCGAGGCCCGGGGCTGTTCTGACCCGGCTACTCGCCGTTGCGGCGCAGCGACTGCGAGAGGCGCTCGGCGGCGGCGACGACGGCGGGTGCGTGCATGCGACCCGGCTGACGCGTCAGGCGCTCGACCGGGCCCGAGACGGACACCGCGGCGATGACCTTGCCGGAGGGGGAGCGGACGCTCGCGGAGACCGAGGCGATGCCCGGCTCGCGCTCACCGACGCTCTGCGCCCAGCCACGGCGGCGTACCTGCGACAGCGCGGCCGCGGTGAACGCCGCGTTCTGGAGGCCGCGGTTCATCCGCTCGGGGTCCTCCCAGGCGAGCAGGATCTGCGCCGCGGACCCCGCACGCATCGTCAGCTGGCTGCCGACGGGCACGGTGTCGCGCAGCCCCGTCGGGCGCTCGGCGGCGGCGACGCACACGCGGTAGTCGCCCTGCCGGCGGAACAGCTGTGCCGACTCACCGGTGATGTCGCGCAGGCGCGCGAGGACCGGCCCGGCCGCGGCGAGGAGCCGGTCCTCGCCCGCAGCGGCCGAGAGCTCGGAGAGGCGGGGGCCGAGGACGAAGCGCCCCTGCATGTCGCGGGCGACGAGACGGTGGTGCTCCAGCGCCACCGCGAGGCGGTGCGCCGTCGGGCGCGCGAGTCCGGTGCTCGACACGAGGCCGGCCAGTGTCGCCGGTCCGGCCTCGAGTGCCGACAAGACCAGTGCGGCTTTGTCGAGCACGCCGACTCCGCTAGAGTTGTCCATGCCTTGATATTGCCGTCTCGCATTGTGAAATGCAAGCATGGGCGAGCGAGCTCACGCCGGACTCGTACGAACATCTTGACGGCGCACCACGTGGAAGAAGGAGAGAGCAATGGGCAAGACCCTTGCGCAGAAGGTGTGGGACGAGCACGTCGTACGACGTGCCGAGGGGGAGCCCGACCTCCTCTTCATCGACCTTCACCTCATCCACGAGGTGACGAGCCCCCAGGCCTTCGACGGCCTGCGCCTGGCCGACCGTACGGTGAGGCGGCCTGACCTCACGCTGGCCACCGAGGACCACAACATCCCGACGACCGACCTCGACAAGCCGATCGCCGACCCGATCTCCCGGACGCAGGTCGAGACGCTGCGCCGCAACTGTGAGGAGTTCGGCGTTCGCCTCCACCCGATGGGCGACATCGAGCAGGGCATCGTGCACGTCGTCGGCCCGCAGCTCGGTCTGACCCAGCCGGGCATGACCGTCGTGTGCGGCGACTCGCACACCGCGACGCACGGCGCGTTCGGCGCGATCGCCTTCGGGATCGGCACCAGTGAGGTCGAGCACGTCCTCGCGACCCAGACGCTGCCGCAGGCGCACCCCAAGACCATGGCCGTCGAGGTCGTCGGCCAGCTGGCCGAGGGGGCGTCCGCCAAGGACCTCGTCCTCGCGCTGATCGCCCAGGAGTCCACCGGTGGTGGGCAGGGCTACATCGTCGAGTACCGCGGGGAGGCCATCCGCGCGCTGTCGATGGAGGCGCGGATGACGATCTGCAACATGTCGATCGAGTGGGGCGCCAAGGCGGGCATGATCGCGCCCGACGAGACGACCTTCGCGTTCCTCGAGGGGCGTGCGCACGCGCCGAAGGGGGCCGACTGGGACGCCGCCGTCGCGCACTGGCGCACGCTCGTCACCGACGACGACGCCGAGTTCGACAAGGTCGTCACCCTCGACGCCTCCCGGGTGACCCCGTTCGTCACCTGGGGCACCAACCCCGGTCAGGGCGTCCCACTGTCGGCCGACGTCCCGTCGCCGGACGACTTCGACGACCCGAGCGAGCGCGTGGCCGCCGCGCGCGCGCTGGAGTACATGGGCCTGACCGCCGGTACGCCGATGCGCGACATCGCCGTCGACACGGTCTTCGTCGGCTCGTGCACCAACGGGCGCATGGAGGACCTGCGGGTCGCCGCGGCCATCATCGAGGGTCACAAGGTGGCCGACTCGACGCGGTTTCTCGTGGTTCCCGGCTCGGTGCGCGTGCGTCTGCAGGCCGAGGAGGAGGGCCTCGACGTCATCTTCAAGGAGGCGGGCGCCGAGTGGCGCGGCGCCGGCTGCTCGATGTGTCTCGGCATGAACCCCGACCAGCTTGCGCCGGGTGAGCGCAGCGCGTCGACGTCGAACCGCAACTTCGAGGGGCGTCAGGGCAAGGGCGGCCGTACCCACCTGGTCTCGCCCGAGGTCGCCGCTGCGACCGCGGTCCTCGGACACCTCGCCTCACCTGCCGACCTCGTCAACGCCTGACCGACCCGCACGGAGAACGCCCATGGAGAAGTTCAGCACGCACACCGGCGTCGGAGCCCCGCTACGACGCAGCAACGTCGATACCGACCAGATCATCCCCGCCGAGTACCTCAAGCGCGTCACTCGCACCGGCTTCGAGGACGGCTTGTTCTCCGGCTGGCGCAAGGACCCCGCGTTCGTCCTCAATCAGCCGGCGTACGCGGACGCGTCGGTGCTCGTGGCCGGCCCCGACTTCGGCACCGGCTCGTCGCGCGAGCACGCAGTCTGGGCACTCCAGAACTACGGCTTCGCGGTCGTGGTCTCGCCGCGCTTCGGCGACATCTTCCGAGGCAACTCGGGCAAGGCGGGACTCCTCGCGGCCCAGGTCGACGAGAAGACCGTGGCCGCCCTGTGGGAGCTCCTCGAGGCGCAGCCCGGAGCGACGATCACCGTCGACCTCGAGGCGCGCACCCTCGTCGCCGGCGAGGGCTCCGACCGCATCGAGGACTCGTTCGACATCGACGACTACACGCGCTGGCGGCTGCTCGAAGGACTCGACGACATCGGCCTCACGCTGTCGCACGCGGACGCAATCAGCGCGTACGAGGCGACACGACCGTCGTTCAAGCCAGCAACGTTGTGACGAGCAGGTCACCCTCTCGATGACGTCGAAAGGGTAGGCCGTCCGCTCTGACCCGATTCTCGGAAACCACGTAACCACGGTGGTTTCCGAGAATCGGGTTTTTTGCGCGTCCGGACGACAGCAGTCGGAACGGCAGTGAGGGCGCGCTGCGTGTGGCGACACGTGGAGGCAACACGTTCGGACAAATGCCTCTACGGTGATTGAGTCGGACAAGGCGATTGCCTACCGTCAAACGCGAAGTGCCGAATCGTTCACGGAGAGGAACCGGTGAACAAGAGCGAGTTCGTCGAGGTGCTCGCGGCTTCCTTCGAAGGAAACCGTGCGCAGGCTCGTCGCGCGCTCGACGCTGTGATCGTGACTCTCACCGCCCGCCTGGCGAGCGGTGACCGTGTCGTGATCAGCGGGTTCGGAGCGTTTCAACAATCGATCCGCACCGGCCGAGAGGTCCGGAACCCGCGGACGGGGGAGATCCACGTGATCGCGGATCGGACCATCCCGAAGTTCATACCCGGAGGGGAGCTGAAGAACGTGGTGGCAGGTGTGAGGACGGCAGCCAAGAGGGCGCCCGCGAAGAAGGCAACCGCTAAGAAGGCGACTGCCAAGAAGTCCGCGGCGAAGAAGACGGCGGCCGCAAAGAAGGCGACGGCCAAGAGGGCGACTGTCAAGAAGGCGGCCGCGAAGAAGGCGACTGCCAAGAAGTCCGCAGCCAAGAAGACGACCGCCGCGAAGAAGGCGACCGCCAAGAAGACCGCAGCCAAGAAGACCGCAGCCAAGAAGACGACGGCGAAGAAGGCAACCGCCAAGAAGACTGCGGCCAAGAAGAGCACGGCGAAGAAGTCCGTCGCCAAGAAGACTGCGGCGAAGAGGACGGCCGCAAAGAAGACTGCGGCGAAGAAGACTGCGGCGAAGAAGACTGCGGCGAAGAAGTCCGCAGCCAAGAAGACTGCGGCGAAGAAGTCCGCAGCCAAGAGGTCCCCTGCAAGGAAGACCGCGGCGAAGAAGTCCGCCGCCAAGAAGACCGCACGCAAGTCACCTGCTCGCGTCACCGCCGGCGTGTGACCTCGACGACGGATGCGGCCTCGGGCGTGACCGGGGCCGCATCCGCGCGTCCGCGGTCAGTGGATGCGCAGGGCGGTGACGCGGTCTCGTCCCGCACTCGTCTCGACGATGACACGCTGCCCTGGGCGAAGGTGCCGGACCGGCGACGAGGCGACCACGTCGCTGTCGTACGACAGCGTCACGCCGTCGTCGAGCACGAGGGTGCCGCCCCGCTCGGCGTCGAAGGTGGCAATCGTGCCCTGCATGGAGGTCACCGTACCGTGACTGTCGCGAGGACCGCGGTCGTCCGGGGCCCGAGCGCGGTGCCGAGCGCGGCGAGGTGCTCGGGAAGATCGGTGTCCCGCTGCAGCCCCCGGCCGGCCGGGAGCGGCGTCGCGCCCTGAGCGACGTGGGCGGCCAACGAGCCGGCGCCGAAACGAGGCTCTAGCCGGTGCACGTCGGTGGCAGCGAGCAGGGTGGTGCCTGTGCCGTCCGCATCGGCGACCACGGAAAGGGGATAGGCCTCGGCGAGGCGCAGAGCGGCCGCGAGCTCGTCAGACGTCAGTGCGGGGAGGTCGGCCGTGAGGACCGCGACCGGAGCACCGCCCCCGCCCGCCTTCGCCAGGCCCGCGATGATCGCGGCGTCCAGGCCCCCTCCCGGGTCCGGAACCACCTCGTACGCACTGGTCGAGGACGCGGCGGCCAACGTCTCGTCGGACGTCACCACGATGACGCGCGCGACGACGGGACAACCAGCGACAGCGTCGAGGGTGTCGAGCGCCAGTGCCCGCGCGAGCGTCGGGCGCGCGGCTGCGTACGCGGAGAGCCGCGACTTGCCCACCGACGCGTCCTTCACGGGGACGACCACCGACCACCTTCGACTCACAGGTCGATCTTGCCCCATCGCGGCTCTACACCCCTTGGCGCCGGGTCGTGATGAACTAGGCTCACTCGGATGGAGAGTCCTGTCCCTGCCCGGTCCCGGCGTGATCCCGGGCTGGTCCTGAGGGCGATCGTGGCGACGCTGCGCGGTCCGGTGACGGTGATGGTGAAACGTGACTGGCGCGGCGCCGAGCATCTCCCGGTCGACGAGGGGTTCGTCGTGGCCGCCAACCACGTCTCTCACTCGGACCCGGTGATGCTCGCCCACTTCTTGTACGACAACGGGGTGCCGCCGCGCTACCTCGCGAAGGCGGCGATCCTCGACCTGCCGGTCGCGGGCAGGCTCCTTCGGACGACCGGCCAGATCCCCGTCTACCGCGGTACGGCGCACGCCGCCGACGCCTTCGCCGCAGCCAAGCAGGCCGTGCTCGACGGAGAAGGCGTCATCTTCTATCCCGAGGGCACGATCACCCGCGACCCGGACGAGTGGCCGATGTCAGGCAAGAGTGGGGCCGCGCGCGTGTCGCTGGAGACTGGCTGCCCAGTGATCCCGATTGCCCAATGGGGGCCCAACATGTTTCTTGAGCCGTACGACAAGGTGCCCCATGTGCTGCCCCGGAAGACGATGGTCGTCGCCGCAGGGCCCCCGGTCGATCTGGCCGAGCTTCGCGGTCAAGTGGTCAGTGCCGCTATCCTCGCCACGGCCACCGAACGCATCATGGATGCGGTGACCGAGGAGCTGGCCAAGATCAGAGGCATCTCCGCCCCGGACGGACGGATGTCTCTGGACGACCCCCGTGTGCGGCAGCGTCCACGACCCCGCCGCCAGTCGGCATCCCAGAAGGAGAATTGATCAATGCCGAAGACCGCAGTGCTCGGAGCCGGATCCTGGGGGACCGCGTTCTCGTTGGTCCTGGCCGACGCCGGCAATGACGTGCACCTGTGGGGCCGCCGGACCGAGGTCTGTGAGGTGATCAACCAGACCCGTGAGAATCCGGACTACCTTCCCGGGATCCTTCTGCCGGAGACGATCAAGGCCAGCCACGACCCCGCCGTCGTGCTGTCGGGTGCAGAGATCGTCGTCCTCGCGGTCCCGTCCCAGCAGCTGCGGACCAACCTCCAGGAGTGGGCCCGTCACATTCCGCCGGACGCCGTCATCGTGAGCCTGATGAAGGGCGTGGAGCTCGGCACCCACCTGCGCATGAGCGAGGTCATCGCCGAGCTGACCGGCGCGGGCCCGGAGCGGATCGCCGTCGTCACGGGCCCCAACCTCGCGCGTGAGATCGCTCAGCGCGAGCCCGCCGCAGCGGTCGTGGCGTGCGTCGACGACGCCGTCGCCAAGCGGCTCCAGGCGTGGTGCCACACGCCGTCCTTCCGCCCGTACACCAACACCGACGTCGTGGGCTGCGAGCTGGCCGGCACGACCAAGAACGTCATCGCGCTGGCCGTCGGGGTGGCTGACGGCCTCGGGTACGGCGACAACGCCAAGGCCTCGGTCATCACCCGAGGTCTGGCCGAGACCGCGCGCCTCGGGATGGCGATGGGGGCTGATCCGATGACGATGATGGGCCTGGCCGGGATGGGAGACCTGGTCGCGACGTGCAGCTCTCCGCTGTCGCGCAACCGCACCTTCGGCGAGAAGCTCGGACGTGGCATGAGCATCGACGAGATCGTCGCGTCGACCCGGCAGGTCGCCGAGGGCGTCAAGTCCAGCGACTCGGTCTCCGAGCTCGCGAGCCTCCACGGAGTGGACATGCCGATCGTGGAGCAGGTGGCGGCTCTCATCCGGGGCGAGACGAGCCCGAAGGAGCTCGTCGCCACCCTGGTCTCACGTACGCCGAAGCCCGAGGTCCGCTGACGAGGGGTCGAGCGCCTGCGCGACGTCGGCCCAAAGGTCGGCGAACCCCTCGATGCCCACCGAGACTCGGATCAGGGCGTCCGGGATCGTCTCCGGCTCGCCGGCCCAACGCCTGCGTCGTTCCCAGGTCGTCTCCACGCCGCCGAGCGAGGTCGCGCAGACCACGAGCTCGCTCGCCGTGGTGACACGGTGTGCGGCGACCGCTCCTCCCACCGGCTCGAACGTCAGGACCGTGCCGAATCCCGGATAGCCGACCGTCGCGACAGCCTCGTCGGCCTCGAGACGCTCAACGAGGCGCCGGGCGTTGTCCTGAGCGCGTTCGAAGCGGACCGCCAGCGTCCGGAGGCCACGCGTGGCGAGGTAGGCCTCCAGGGTGCCGGGCGTCGCGCCGTGCAGCCGCCGATAGGCCTCGAGAAGGTCGTAGGTCGCGTCGTCGGCGACCACCGCCACGCCGGCGAGGGCGTCGCTGTGACCCGCGAGAAGCTTCGTCGCAGAGTGGACGACGACGTCTGCCCCGAGGGCGAGCGGCTGCTGGACCAGCGGCGTCGCGAACGTGTTGTCCACGACCACGAGGGCGCCGCGGGTTCGTGCAGCGGCGGCAGTCTCGGCGATGTCGACGACCTCGAGTGCGGGGTTCGTCGGTGACTCGATCCACACCATCGCCGCACCCTCCGCGGCGTCGACCAGGGCGTCCGGATGTGTGACGTCGACCTCGCGGACCGTGAGGCGTCCTCTGCGCTCTCCGTCCCGCAGGAGCCCGAGCGTCCCGTTGTAGGCGTGGCGTGGCACCACCACGGCGCCTCCGTCGGGAACGAGCGAGAACGTCGCAGCAGCCGCTGCGAGCCCCGAGGCGTACATCACGGCACGTCCGCCCTCG
This genomic window contains:
- the leuD gene encoding 3-isopropylmalate dehydratase small subunit; its protein translation is MEKFSTHTGVGAPLRRSNVDTDQIIPAEYLKRVTRTGFEDGLFSGWRKDPAFVLNQPAYADASVLVAGPDFGTGSSREHAVWALQNYGFAVVVSPRFGDIFRGNSGKAGLLAAQVDEKTVAALWELLEAQPGATITVDLEARTLVAGEGSDRIEDSFDIDDYTRWRLLEGLDDIGLTLSHADAISAYEATRPSFKPATL
- a CDS encoding HU family DNA-binding protein, which produces MNKSEFVEVLAASFEGNRAQARRALDAVIVTLTARLASGDRVVISGFGAFQQSIRTGREVRNPRTGEIHVIADRTIPKFIPGGELKNVVAGVRTAAKRAPAKKATAKKATAKKSAAKKTAAAKKATAKRATVKKAAAKKATAKKSAAKKTTAAKKATAKKTAAKKTAAKKTTAKKATAKKTAAKKSTAKKSVAKKTAAKRTAAKKTAAKKTAAKKTAAKKSAAKKTAAKKSAAKRSPARKTAAKKSAAKKTARKSPARVTAGV
- a CDS encoding cold-shock protein, whose translation is MQGTIATFDAERGGTLVLDDGVTLSYDSDVVASSPVRHLRPGQRVIVETSAGRDRVTALRIH
- the cofC gene encoding 2-phospho-L-lactate guanylyltransferase yields the protein MSRRWSVVVPVKDASVGKSRLSAYAAARPTLARALALDTLDAVAGCPVVARVIVVTSDETLAAASSTSAYEVVPDPGGGLDAAIIAGLAKAGGGGAPVAVLTADLPALTSDELAAALRLAEAYPLSVVADADGTGTTLLAATDVHRLEPRFGAGSLAAHVAQGATPLPAGRGLQRDTDLPEHLAALGTALGPRTTAVLATVTVR
- a CDS encoding 1-acyl-sn-glycerol-3-phosphate acyltransferase, translated to MESPVPARSRRDPGLVLRAIVATLRGPVTVMVKRDWRGAEHLPVDEGFVVAANHVSHSDPVMLAHFLYDNGVPPRYLAKAAILDLPVAGRLLRTTGQIPVYRGTAHAADAFAAAKQAVLDGEGVIFYPEGTITRDPDEWPMSGKSGAARVSLETGCPVIPIAQWGPNMFLEPYDKVPHVLPRKTMVVAAGPPVDLAELRGQVVSAAILATATERIMDAVTEELAKIRGISAPDGRMSLDDPRVRQRPRPRRQSASQKEN
- a CDS encoding NAD(P)H-dependent glycerol-3-phosphate dehydrogenase — its product is MPKTAVLGAGSWGTAFSLVLADAGNDVHLWGRRTEVCEVINQTRENPDYLPGILLPETIKASHDPAVVLSGAEIVVLAVPSQQLRTNLQEWARHIPPDAVIVSLMKGVELGTHLRMSEVIAELTGAGPERIAVVTGPNLAREIAQREPAAAVVACVDDAVAKRLQAWCHTPSFRPYTNTDVVGCELAGTTKNVIALAVGVADGLGYGDNAKASVITRGLAETARLGMAMGADPMTMMGLAGMGDLVATCSSPLSRNRTFGEKLGRGMSIDEIVASTRQVAEGVKSSDSVSELASLHGVDMPIVEQVAALIRGETSPKELVATLVSRTPKPEVR
- a CDS encoding PLP-dependent aspartate aminotransferase family protein — translated: MARTDRPHSPRSALSPETLAVAAGRPPRAPDAPLNVPLTPASTYVAGGALEYGRFGNPTWQAFEDAVGALEGGRAVMYASGLAAAAATFSLVPDGGAVVVPRHAYNGTLGLLRDGERRGRLTVREVDVTHPDALVDAAEGAAMVWIESPTNPALEVVDIAETAAAARTRGALVVVDNTFATPLVQQPLALGADVVVHSATKLLAGHSDALAGVAVVADDATYDLLEAYRRLHGATPGTLEAYLATRGLRTLAVRFERAQDNARRLVERLEADEAVATVGYPGFGTVLTFEPVGGAVAAHRVTTASELVVCATSLGGVETTWERRRRWAGEPETIPDALIRVSVGIEGFADLWADVAQALDPSSADLGLRRT